The region GAGAGAGGCAGCTGGTTGGCTCCTGAAGGGCTCCCAGGTTGCCGAGGCCCCAGGCTCTTCTTTCCACCCCGCCCCGATCCTGCTCCTTGGCAGCGTGTGGCAGGCCGGGCCCGGCCCGCACGCACACGTGTCCCTCAGAGATTTCGTGCCACATCTGGAACTGCCGGGTGGGCATAGAGGCACCCACCAGAGGGGTCCTGAGAAAAAGTGTCTGttgcaaaataataattaataataaaaataaaaccgcGGGCAccaggagaagaggaagcaggacCGGTTAGCCAGGTTTGCCCTGGGACTCTCTTAAGGCCTCCTCCAGTTTCTGCCTAAACTTGTCATACTTCTTCTGCACTTGCTGGATTTTGTCCTGCTCCTCCTTTTCCAGGATTGTTAGGAAGTTCTGGAGCTCGGGGATGGAGAAGGCATCCCACTGCAAGGCACAAGGAAGACGGGAGAGAGACAGGACAGGAGACTGGTCAGAAGCTGCACGATGTGAGgggcccctccacctccacctgcacATGGTTGACACAGGGTTTGCTACCCAACAGGCAAGTGCAGCGGATAAAGCTTGGGTTTCCTGCATTGAGCAGCAACCACATTTCAAATCCTGACATCTCATGACCCAGAGGTACCAGCCCATGAGCGGTGTTTGATCCAGAGAGTCAATGATCTTATATTTTCTCTGGCAGCTGCGGTCTGGACAGTGGTGCTGGAGGTGCCGGGGCCCCGTCTGGCTGGCTCGCTGGCTGCTTTGGGGTGCCAAGTGACAGGCCGTTAACAGGCCTCCAGACACCGGGTTTCAGCCCAGCTCCAGCGCATGACCTTGAGCACACCACTGCACCCTTCTGTCCTGTTTGCTCATCTGCCACAGAATTAGGGTCCCCGCCTCCCTTAGCTGGCAGAGCAGAAAATGAGATCACAGAACCTGGAAAGCTCTGGAGAGCCCGGCTGGCCGAGGTCTGCCCCAGTGGGACCTGGTCTCTCAGGACAGCAGGCAAGTCTGACGCCTCTCAGGCTGACCCAGGAGCAGAGCCCACCACCCTGCGGAGTCAGGGGTTTTGACTCCTAAGCTCTTCTGAGCACAAAAGAATATTGAGGTTTATCTAGTTTAATCCCCACATTGCATAACTGAGAAGACTGGCGTCCGCAGAGGGAAAGTAATACAGCTACAGGTACAGAGCCTGTGGCAGCTCGAGAATTCGAGCCCGATCTCTAAACTCCCAGGCCCATGAGCTTTGCATGGGCCAGCAGTGTTCAAACATTTTCACAGGGCACCTTTTTCAGACAAAACCTTCTGCGTTCCAATGTATAAATCAGATGGAAGCAGAGCTGCCTGACTGAAGTGAGGAGAAGGGACGGAGCCCAAACCTGCCCTCATCCCCACAGTCCCCCAAACCCTAGGCTTCCAGTGAACACAGCGTGACACACGCTGCCCTCAGCCACACGACTGTCTTGACTCCCAACTCACAAGTATCCCCGGTCACAGAGATCACCCCCCGAATCCACGCAACTTTGTGTGGCCAGACTGGACTCTGATTAGCTCCCCTTTGAGGAAGGAGGCCAGTTTTTAAGAACCAGGAAGAAGGAATAGACAAATGGCTCAAGAACCTCTATATCCAGCAGAGCCCAGAACCCAAGCTTGCTGGGCCTCAGGCCATCCTGGAGCAAAAACCCCCTGGGCGTTTCTCGGTTCCCCTCCACCCTGGGTGTCAGGAGAAAAGCACACGAAATCTTTTCTCTGCATCGGCCTTGCCAGACACTGGCCCTGACTTGCTCCCCCAGGACGCTTACTGTCCTGGCTTCAGACACTAAACCTCCAAGGCCCAGCCCTTACCCAGGCTCCACGGACTCTCCCAGGCCATATTCCCAGCTGCCTCCATTGCCGCTGCACGGCCCCCACCAACACTGGGGGTGAGGACAACAGCCACCTGCACCTGCCCAGGGCGCCCCGAGGACTGGTTCGTGCCACAAGCACCAGGACCCAGACCTACCTCCACCTCTCCAGTTTCGTTCTCCTTGAGCACGAAGCTGAGGACGTCATTGTCAGGCCCAGCAAGCAAGCGCAGGTAGAGAGGGCAATCAGCTACAGAAAGTTTCTGGAAGAGCACTGCAAACCAAGAGAGGGAGTTGGAGGCTCATGttggaagagagaggcagggatggtGGGACAGGCCCGGAAAAGCAGACGTGGGGAGGTCATGACCGCAAGTAGCCATCCTTTCAACCTAATGAAATGAACCTGACCTTTTATCTTTGGTGTCTACTCAAGAGTTTGAAGCGTATTTCCATTCACATCACGCCCGCAAGAGAGGAGTGGTGGGGGCTTCTCTCCCACTCCACGGGTTAGGAAGTGAGAGCCCAGGGCATGGTGTCCCGGCcgtcatatataaaatgaaaagcacGGAGAGCAAGCCTGAGCTCCCGTCAAGCTCTCTGCTCGGGGTGCCAGTGTGGCCCTTCCACGTGGCTGGCTGGTGGCGTCCAGGGAAAGCCCAGTCTCCCCAGCCGGGTGTGGCAGGGCTCTAGTGGGACAGGTGGTTTCTCACGGGGAGCTCACCCTCTCCTACCTTGCCCGTCCTTGTGTATCCGCTTAAAAAGTGCAAACTTCTGGGGATTGTCCACAACCATGAACTTCTTGAGCAGCCCCTGGATGACCTCGCTGACTGTGGTGGTGCTGCTGATGTGCAGCTGCTTGATGGCATCGAGCGGAAGGTAGAAGGACGTCCGCTTGTCGGTGGTGGCCGCCAGGTTCACTTCCTTGATGGCATCATAGATGGACTGGGGCCGGATCCCTGCGGGCACGGTCACCGGCCGCCGAAGTTTCAAATGCACTTTGATGAAACCTGTGTAGGTGCCGTCTTCACTCTGCGGAGCAGGGGATGTCACGTGGGTCAGCTCAGGTCTACCTTGCATGATCTCACCTGCCACTCTGGGCCACTGCCCCAAGTCGGGGGGCGAGGGGGTGCCGGGAGGGGGTGTTGCAGAGGCCTTTCCTAATAGCTGTGCCATCCCAGTCCGCCCCCCTCCTGTCTCCCCGAGTTCCTCACTGTCTCTGCTGATCTGGGGGTGCTGCAGAAGAGacaccgcccccccgccccgccccgcgctggGCCGGGAGAAGACTCGAGTACGCAGCAACCAGAGAGGATGGGGACCTGCTGTGGCTTTCCTTCCCGcggctcaggctccctgccctcaCGGCCTGCCTTAGGGGAGTCCCCACCCCAGGACGCAGCGTCTGCAAGGCCTCCCAGTttgccctggagcccagggaggagcaggaaggCTCTGTAATGAGGTCGTCGAAGAACCAGCTCACTGgatctcctcctccatctccttcgAAGCCCGGGAGGTCCCGAGAGCCGCTGCGAGCGGCCGCCAGCAGGGGGCaggctcccccgccccgccccgccccgagccGGCCTCGCAGCCTGGGGGGGGCGCCTCCCCCCTCGGGGCGCCCCACGCACCCGCCCCAGGAGGGCAGCCACCCAGAGGGAGAGGACGGGGCTGCGAGCCCCCCTCCTTGCCCCGCGCAACACCAGGGACCGAGGCCCGCCTCGGCTCCGACAGGGGCGCCACGTGTCTGTTTTACCCTGGAGCTCGGGGAATTCAAGGAAGTTTCCCGAGCGGAAAGGGGGAAGGGCCGGCGCCTGATGGGGGTCTCCCTCTAGCGCGTCCTGCTTCCCTGCGGCACCCgccggggaccccccccccccgccccaggcgcCCAGCCCCGCGCAGGCCCCgcgggaggaaggggaggggcccAGAGGGGCAGCGCGGCACCCGGGGGCCGGCAGAGCACCCAGGGGGACGGGACGGGGCcgcgggggggtggagggggacggggggggggggcaggcccggcacccaggggggcggggggggggggacaggccCGGCACCcagggggacggggggggggggacaggccCGGcacccgggggggcggggggggagggaggcccgGCACCcagggggacggggggggggacAGGCCCGGCACCcagggggacggggggggggacAGGCCTGACACCcagggggacggggggggggcaggcccgGCACCcagggggacgggggggggggggggggggacaggcctGACACCcagggggacggggggggggggacaggcctGACACCcagggggacgggggggggggacaggcctGACACccagggggatgggggggagggcaggcccgGCACCcagggggacggggcgggggggggggggggggggggcgcaccaGCTTCATGCCCAGGCAGTTGGCCTCGCGGCTGTTGTAGCTGTCGATCCTCTGCCTGAGCTCCTGCAGTGTGGGCGGGCGCTGCGGCTCCTCCGCCACTTTACAGATGTTCTGGAACAGACACAGAAGTGAGAGCGGGTGTGCAGGGTCCTCTGGATGAGAAAGGGGAGGACCTCGCCCTCCCAGAGAAGCCCCTGACCCAGAAGAAGGGAGCACCCGCCCCGCGGGGTGAAAACTGATTTCCTGGGCTCAGGCTGGGAACCAGCAGAGGTGAAATCGCAGGGGTGGCCCCGGGGCGCCGGGCAAGGCACAGGGGTCCCCACGCTGGCCCCCCGGGGATGGGGACAGGCCCGGCTCAGG is a window of Vulpes lagopus strain Blue_001 chromosome 11, ASM1834538v1, whole genome shotgun sequence DNA encoding:
- the RASSF5 gene encoding ras association domain-containing protein 5 isoform X2; this translates as MTVDSSMSSGYCSLEEELEDCFFTAKTTFFRSVQSRAPSKNICKVAEEPQRPPTLQELRQRIDSYNSREANCLGMKLSEDGTYTGFIKVHLKLRRPVTVPAGIRPQSIYDAIKEVNLAATTDKRTSFYLPLDAIKQLHISSTTTVSEVIQGLLKKFMVVDNPQKFALFKRIHKDGQVLFQKLSVADCPLYLRLLAGPDNDVLSFVLKENETGEVEWDAFSIPELQNFLTILEKEEQDKIQQVQKKYDKFRQKLEEALRESQGKPG
- the RASSF5 gene encoding ras association domain-containing protein 5 isoform X1 gives rise to the protein MASPAIGPRPYRLLLDPEPPRYLQSLGGPELPPPPPGRSPRRCAPAPLPTAPGAHEGRGARRAARADAEPQPRPSRPPRPIRPGLQQRLRRRPGAPRPRDVRSIFEQPQDPRVPVERGEGHRFGELALRGGRGWCDLCGREVLRQALRCANCKFTCHPECRNLIQLDCSRQEGPSRDRPSPESTLAPISSQNICKVAEEPQRPPTLQELRQRIDSYNSREANCLGMKLSEDGTYTGFIKVHLKLRRPVTVPAGIRPQSIYDAIKEVNLAATTDKRTSFYLPLDAIKQLHISSTTTVSEVIQGLLKKFMVVDNPQKFALFKRIHKDGQVLFQKLSVADCPLYLRLLAGPDNDVLSFVLKENETGEVEWDAFSIPELQNFLTILEKEEQDKIQQVQKKYDKFRQKLEEALRESQGKPG